The Nevskia ramosa DSM 11499 DNA window AGCAGTCGCAGACCATGTTCGAGCACCGGATCACCGCCTACTACGATCAGCATCCGGGCTACGGCATCTGGGTGACGTCCCTGCGCCGCAGCGGCGAAACCATCGGCATGCACTGCCTGAACCACATCCACGGCGAGCCGCTGATCCAGGTCGGCTATCGCATCGCCCGAGCGCATTGGGGCCAGGGTTACGCCACCGAGATGGCGCTGGCGCTGATGCTTTACGGCTACACGCGCAAAGATCTCGAAGTGATCAGCGCGATCACCGATCTCGACCACGTGGTCTCGCAGCGCGTGCTGAGCAACATCGGGCTCACGCGTCTGGCCGACCGCCAGTTCCCCCATCCAAACCTCGTGAGCTGCGGCCCGCTCGCGTATTTCGAAAGCCGCCGCGCCGACTGGCTCGCGGCTTTCCCCCCGGCAATCGATCGCCAAGGAATGCCTGCTTGAACACCACTGCCATGAAGCGTTTCACCAAAGTGCTGGTCGCCAATCGCGGCGAGATCGCCGTCCGCGTATTGCGTGGCGCGAAGGCCCAGGGCTATCGCACGGTCGCCGTCTACAGCGATGCCGATGCTGGCGCGCTGCATGTTCGCGTTGCCGATGAAGCGGTGCGCATCGGCCCGGCGCCGGCGAAGGACAGCTATCTGGTCATCGAACAGATCATCGCCGCAGCGAAGACCAGCGGCGCCGAAGCGATCCATCCGGGCTACGGCTTCCTGTCCGAGCGCGCGGACTTCGCGCGCGCCGTGCAGGACGCCGGCCTGATCTTCATCGGCCCCGATCCATCATCGATCGATGCGATGGGCAACAAGAGCGCCTCGAAGATCCGCATGCTCGCGGCCGGCGTGCCCTGCGTGCCGGGCTATCAGGGTGACGATCAGACCGATGCGATCCTGATCGCCGAATCGAAGAAGGCTGGTCTGCCGGTGATGGTCAAGGCCGCAGCCGGTGGCGGTGGCCGCGGCATGCGTCTGGTGCACGACCCAGCGCAGCTCGCCGAAGCGATTGCCTCGGCACGCTCGGAAGCCTCGAACGCGTTCGGCAGCGGCCAGCTGCTGATCGAGAAAGCGGTGATCGACGCGCGCCATGTCGAGATCCAGGTGTTCGGTGATCGCCAAGGCAACGTCGTCCACC harbors:
- a CDS encoding GNAT family N-acetyltransferase, translated to MSLAVHLPADAGDGLSTARLVLRRYTQADLPSLIAMNADPAVMRYLGGVLTPEQSQTMFEHRITAYYDQHPGYGIWVTSLRRSGETIGMHCLNHIHGEPLIQVGYRIARAHWGQGYATEMALALMLYGYTRKDLEVISAITDLDHVVSQRVLSNIGLTRLADRQFPHPNLVSCGPLAYFESRRADWLAAFPPAIDRQGMPA